A genomic segment from Glycine soja cultivar W05 chromosome 18, ASM419377v2, whole genome shotgun sequence encodes:
- the LOC114396902 gene encoding proline-rich receptor-like protein kinase PERK1 — MADTELSTACVDRLEAAMAKLAAIQTSTAAGQTSITSKLDAIIRILNTMVPKQPSLSSVSAKSPPMPPLLSKTTNPTSSSAKPPPTTETTSPPPTAETTLPPPSHGNFPPSR, encoded by the coding sequence ATGGCGGACACCGAACTTTCCACCGCCTGTGTGGATCGTCTTGAGGCCGCCATGGCCAAACTCGCTGCAATTCAAACTTCCACTGCTGCAGGCCAAACTTCCATTACTTCCAAACTTGATGCCATTATTCGGATATTGAATACCATGGTACCTAAACAACCCTCTCTATCTTCTGTCTCTGCGAAGTCACCACCCATGCCGCCTCTGCTTTCCAAGACAACCAACccaacttcttcctctgctaagCCACCACCAACAACAGAAACCACGTCGCCTCCACCAACAGCAGAAACCACATTGCCCCCCCCTTCCCATGGCAACTTCCCACCTTCCCGTTAA